A genomic stretch from Mastacembelus armatus chromosome 7, fMasArm1.2, whole genome shotgun sequence includes:
- the ccdc30 gene encoding coiled-coil domain-containing protein 30 isoform X4, with protein sequence MDHEEARTELDQISVRLQKDGLPPSTSAEERQHQLWQLLLNSEAKLQSATQELQTLRTQQACEMKEVESYVAHIRGLLEERECLTADYERDNEHLRHELYQIRQQQESQCKELAEMLAQEDLGEMGLSSPSEQVAYLLVERATLLERLEAAERRLESQSFTGNLGEVHQQEQICHMMEDGLRQQREDVQKGVNSMTKQCSTQNPWRKLFGLRRSGQSKHNITPAHSEEVSQERTERQRLERDLEEASRRLAMAHQDIRRLTNELDAAKNNNLDSSGSELQEMVQEVENLRKEVEKLKHCDMMKLHQVKEQSDKLDTENKALRERVSTLESEKKTLLEQLAVNDGDQDVGAREEQKDKSISSEPPNNLFGLAAQEKDHIHKRCREAMEDGLVQVRELQRQLQRLRKEQEELEERNEELEALLGEAQNASKEERHRHEGELEGLHRRIRSLEVQLKKQDAQMLKNGDEVKATESFLQLHLRDSSQERLALLEARLTEEKDWRKQLELDLSAAQAALKKDKEALQIGERELKKLRLEVNSLQTDCQQGKTLIKSLTQVKGEKAVLEEKVAQMERAHSRLQKELEHLKSRNQTQEDMKPNRLQVDHLQEQTNRMTAELSSLQEAHNTLRNEIVSERLQVAELQAKLSSSVKEKLVAKGEKERLELEMGRLSEQLKLHQEQLFSTKENMSSSQKPELVPAHTERRSSPVDKAEDENLDQTKLEKEQQVASQHQLALQAQITEAQARIKSQDSLLSQKAEEAKQIKQDLQRVQNLFTSAERELRYEKEKSMDLKRHNILLDQEKLKLCAEVKQVQTKLVLLEQSVQTQATECERQQQKIRELELELARNSTNRTATTSLQEDLQAERMRLIAADKKVLELQQQLKNVQHQLRVEEARAGESNRLEKDSRDLSDTLSTLRAQQQEEHITRRLLEQREEELQQQVRSLRLKEASLSRTNTELSHRAQQLDTRRAVVEVELSKAKEEARKSVQQILLAKDSQKSSHRLQEELAASQQDCDRLQGELQQVLLQLDTHVRKYNEKQSQHKIKLRQAKQVFLKVTAQRDRTIQKLENDLILASSLSHKEKERIHTVLEENEKLLEEKRELLQKISEAEEMGSTGMRTASTAQHRINVLEVENRQLQDRTLKLSNQVSSLERTLRNIHSFYSMESAKRVLPSESLCDSILHTSTLSPKSGSCDPLGILDRICTVKVDDHVVVDGSRASVSAQQPSERSYLNLTSPLVPPNTKGSGESSKNSDQV encoded by the exons ATGGATCATGAAGAG GCTCGGACGGAGCTGGACCAGATTTCTGTGCGGCTTCAGAAGGATGGCTTGCCTCCATCAACCAGTGCGGAGGAGCGGCAGCATCAGCTGTGGCAGCTGCTGCTTAATAGTGAGGCCAAGCTTCAATCCGCCACCCAGGAGCTGCAGACCTTGCGTACTCAGCAGGCCTGTGAAATGAAGGAG gTGGAGAGCTATGTTGCACATATTCGTGGACTGTTGGAAGAACGTGAGTGTCTCACCGCAGACTATGAGAGAGACAATGAACACTTGCGACACGAGCTTTACCAGATCAGACAACAACAAG AGAGTCAGTGCAAGGAGCTGGCAGAGATGTTGGCTCAGGAGGACCTTGGGGAGATGGGCCTGAGCAGCCCCAGTGAGCAGGTCGCTTACCTACTGGTGGAGAGGGCCACATTGCTGGAAAGGCTGGAGGCTGCTGAGAGGAGACTGGAAAGTCAGAGTTTCACTGGCAACTTGGGGGAGGTTCACCAACAG GAGCAAATTTGCCACATGATGGAGGATGGTCTAAGACAGCAGAGGGAGGATGTGCAGAAAGGTGTCAATAGCATGACAAAG CAGTGTTCAACCCAGAATCCATGGAGAAAGTTGTTTGGACTGCGCAGGTCTGGTCAGAGCAAACACAATATCACCCCT GCCCACAGTGAGGAGGTTTCCCAGGAGCGAACTGAGCGCCAGCGGTTGGAGCGGGACCTGGAAGAGGCATCAAGGAGGCTGGCGATGGCTCATCAGGATATCCGCAGACTCACCAATGAGCTGGATGCagccaaaaacaacaacctAGACTCAAGTG GATCTGAGCTTCAGGAAATGGTCCAGGAAGTAGAGAACCTGAGGAAGGAAGTGGAGAAACTGAAGCACTGTG ATATGATGAAGCTACATCAAGTCAAAGAGCAAAGTGATAAACTAGATACTGAGAACAAAGCTTTGAGGGAGAGAGTGAGCACTTTAGAGTCAGAGAAGAAAACTCTCCTGGAACAG ttggCAGTAAATGATGGAGACCAAGATGTTGGAGCcagagaggagcagaaggaCAAGAGCATTAGCAGCGAACCACCAAACAATCTGTTTGGCTTGGCAGCTCAAGAGAAGGATCATATTCACAAACG CTGTCGTGAGGCAATGGAAGACGGACTTGTGCAGGTGAGGGAGCTGCAACGGCAACTGCAGAGGCTACGCAAGGaacaggaagagctggaggagaggAATGAGGAGCTGGAGGCCCTACTGGGGGAGGCCCAGAATGCTAGCAAGGAGGAGAGGCATCGCCATGAGGGAGAACTGGAGGGGCTGCACAGGAGG ATCAGAAGCCTGGAGGTCCAGCTGAAGAAGCAGGACGCCCAAATGCTGAAGAATGGAGACGAAGTCAAAGCCACTGAGTCCTTCTTACAGCTG CACCTAAGGGACAGCAGCCAGGAGAGACTGGCTCTCCTAGAGGCACGTCTGACCGAGGAGAAAGACTGGAGGAAACAGCTGGAGCTGGACCTCAGCGCTGCCCAGGCTGCCctcaaaaaagacaaagag GCTTTGCAGATAGGTGAGCGAGAGCTCAAGAAGCTGAGACTGGAAGTAAACAGCCTTCAGACAGATTGCCAACAAGGGAAAACACTCATCAAGAGCCTCACCCAAGTCAAAGGGGAAAAAGCTGTGCTGGAGGAAAAG GTAGCCCAAATGGAGCGTGCTCACAGTCGTCTACAGAAAGAGCTGGAACACCTCAAGAGCAGGAACCAGACCCAGGAAGACATGAAGCCCAATAGGTTGCAGGTCGACCATCTACAGGAACAAACTAATCGAATGACCGCTGAACTCAGTAGCCTCCAGGAGGCTCACAACACACTGAG GAATGAAATAGTTTCTGAGCGGCTGCAGGTTGCTGAGCTCCAGGCCAAGCTGAGCTCCAGTGTCAAGGAGAAGCTGGTGGCTAAAGGGGAAAAAGAGAGACTGGAGCTGGAGATGGGGCGACTCAGTGAGCAGCTCAAGTTGCATCAAGAGCAGCTTTTCTctacaaaggaaaacatgagtAGCAGCCAGAAGCCTGAACTGGTCCCAGCTCATACAGAACGTAGGAGTAGTCCAGTGGACAAGGCTGAGGATGAAAACTTGGATCAG ACCAAGCTGGAGAAAGAGCAACAGGTGGCCTCTCAGCACCAGCTGGCCCTGCAGGCTCAGATCACTGAAGCCCAGGCACGCATCAAG TCGCAGGACTCATTGCTGAGCCAGAAGGCAGAGGAGGCTAAACAGATAAAGCAGGACCTGCAGAGGGTCCAAAACCTGTTCACCTCAGCAGAGAGAGAGCTACGCTatgagaaagagaagagcaTGGACCTAAAGAGACACAACATCCTGCTCGACCAGGAAAAACTGAAG CTTTGTGCAGAGGTCAAGCAGGTCCAGACCAAACTGGTCCTTTTGGAGCAGAGTGTCCAAACTCAGGCGACTGAGTGTGAACGTCAACAGCAGAAAATcagggagctggagctggaacTGGCACGTAATTCCACAAACCGCACTGCGACCACGAGTCTGCAGGAGGACCTGCAGGCAGAGAGGATGCGGCTCATTGCCGCTGACAAGAAG GTGCTGGAGCTgcaacagcagctgaaaaacGTCCAGCACCAGCTGCGTGTGGAGGAAGCACGAGCCGGCGAGAGCAACCGCCTGGAGAAGGACTCCAGAGATCTGTCCGATACCCTGTCAACCCTGAGAGcccagcagcaggaggaacaCATCACCAG GAGGTTGTTAGAGCAGCGTGaggaagagctgcagcagcaggtgcgCTCTCTGAGGCTGAAGGAGGCCTCTCTGTCCAGGACCAATACAGAGCTTAGCCACCGTGCTCAGCAGCTGGACACGCGCCGGGCCGTCGTGGAGGTTGAGCTTAGCAAGGCCAAAGAAGAGGCAAGGAAAAGTGTACAGCAGATTTTATTG GCAAAAGACAGCCAGAAGTCAAGCCACAGACTGCAGGAGGAGCTGGCAGCCAGTCAGCAGGACTGTGACAGACTGCAGGGGGAGCTGCAGCAAGTTCTCCTCCAACTTGACACACATGTCAG GAAGTACAATGAAAAGCAGAGTCAGCACAAGATCAAACTGCGTCAGGCCAAGCAGGTCTTTCTCAAGGTGACGGCACAGAGGGACCGCACCATCCAGAAACTGGAGAACGATTTGATCCTGGCGTCTAGCCTCTCACACAAG gagaaagagagaatccACACTGTGTTGGAGGAAAATGAGAAGCTTTTAGAGGAAAAGAGGGAACTTTTGCAGAAGATAAGCGAGGCAGAGGAAATGGGCAGCACAGGCATGAGGACTGCGTCCACTGCCCAACACAG GATCAACGTCCTAGAAGTGGAAAACAGACAATTACAGGACCGAACCCTAAAACTCTCCAATCAAGTTAGTTCCTTAGAACGTACCCTGAGGAACATCCATTCATTCTACAGCATGGAG AGTGCCAAGAGAGTCCTCCCCTCTGAAAGTCTCTGTGACAGCATCCTACATACATCTACACTAAG TCCGAAGTCAGGTTCTTGTGACCCGCTGGGCATCTTGGACAGAATCTGCACCGTCAAGGTGGACGACCACGTGGTAGTGGATGGCTCTCGCGCGTCTGTGTCGGCACAGCAGCCGTCAGAGCGCAGCTACCTGAATCTCACCTCGCCACTGGTTCCTCCAAATACAAAAGGCAGTGGGGAGAGCTCTAAAAACAGTGACCAGGTATGA
- the ccdc30 gene encoding coiled-coil domain-containing protein 30 isoform X6 produces MDHEEARTELDQISVRLQKDGLPPSTSAEERQHQLWQLLLNSEAKLQSATQELQTLRTQQACEMKEVESYVAHIRGLLEERECLTADYERDNEHLRHELYQIRQQQESQCKELAEMLAQEDLGEMGLSSPSEQVAYLLVERATLLERLEAAERRLESQSFTGNLGEVHQQEQICHMMEDGLRQQREDVQKGVNSMTKQCSTQNPWRKLFGLRRSGQSKHNITPAHSEEVSQERTERQRLERDLEEASRRLAMAHQDIRRLTNELDAAKNNNLDSSDMMKLHQVKEQSDKLDTENKALRERVSTLESEKKTLLEQLAVNDGDQDVGAREEQKDKSISSEPPNNLFGLAAQEKDHIHKRCREAMEDGLVQVRELQRQLQRLRKEQEELEERNEELEALLGEAQNASKEERHRHEGELEGLHRRIRSLEVQLKKQDAQMLKNGDEVKATESFLQLHLRDSSQERLALLEARLTEEKDWRKQLELDLSAAQAALKKDKEALQIGERELKKLRLEVNSLQTDCQQGKTLIKSLTQVKGEKAVLEEKVAQMERAHSRLQKELEHLKSRNQTQEDMKPNRLQVDHLQEQTNRMTAELSSLQEAHNTLRNEIVSERLQVAELQAKLSSSVKEKLVAKGEKERLELEMGRLSEQLKLHQEQLFSTKENMSSSQKPELVPAHTERRSSPVDKAEDENLDQLSCLKQELNHLQTKLEKEQQVASQHQLALQAQITEAQARIKSQDSLLSQKAEEAKQIKQDLQRVQNLFTSAERELRYEKEKSMDLKRHNILLDQEKLKLCAEVKQVQTKLVLLEQSVQTQATECERQQQKIRELELELARNSTNRTATTSLQEDLQAERMRLIAADKKVLELQQQLKNVQHQLRVEEARAGESNRLEKDSRDLSDTLSTLRAQQQEEHITRRLLEQREEELQQQVRSLRLKEASLSRTNTELSHRAQQLDTRRAVVEVELSKAKEEARKSVQQILLAKDSQKSSHRLQEELAASQQDCDRLQGELQQVLLQLDTHVRKYNEKQSQHKIKLRQAKQVFLKVTAQRDRTIQKLENDLILASSLSHKEKERIHTVLEENEKLLEEKRELLQKISEAEEMGSTGMRTASTAQHRINVLEVENRQLQDRTLKLSNQVSSLERTLRNIHSFYSMESAKRVLPSESLCDSILHTSTLSPKSGSCDPLGILDRICTVKVDDHVVVDGSRASVSAQQPSERSYLNLTSPLVPPNTKGSGESSKNSDQV; encoded by the exons ATGGATCATGAAGAG GCTCGGACGGAGCTGGACCAGATTTCTGTGCGGCTTCAGAAGGATGGCTTGCCTCCATCAACCAGTGCGGAGGAGCGGCAGCATCAGCTGTGGCAGCTGCTGCTTAATAGTGAGGCCAAGCTTCAATCCGCCACCCAGGAGCTGCAGACCTTGCGTACTCAGCAGGCCTGTGAAATGAAGGAG gTGGAGAGCTATGTTGCACATATTCGTGGACTGTTGGAAGAACGTGAGTGTCTCACCGCAGACTATGAGAGAGACAATGAACACTTGCGACACGAGCTTTACCAGATCAGACAACAACAAG AGAGTCAGTGCAAGGAGCTGGCAGAGATGTTGGCTCAGGAGGACCTTGGGGAGATGGGCCTGAGCAGCCCCAGTGAGCAGGTCGCTTACCTACTGGTGGAGAGGGCCACATTGCTGGAAAGGCTGGAGGCTGCTGAGAGGAGACTGGAAAGTCAGAGTTTCACTGGCAACTTGGGGGAGGTTCACCAACAG GAGCAAATTTGCCACATGATGGAGGATGGTCTAAGACAGCAGAGGGAGGATGTGCAGAAAGGTGTCAATAGCATGACAAAG CAGTGTTCAACCCAGAATCCATGGAGAAAGTTGTTTGGACTGCGCAGGTCTGGTCAGAGCAAACACAATATCACCCCT GCCCACAGTGAGGAGGTTTCCCAGGAGCGAACTGAGCGCCAGCGGTTGGAGCGGGACCTGGAAGAGGCATCAAGGAGGCTGGCGATGGCTCATCAGGATATCCGCAGACTCACCAATGAGCTGGATGCagccaaaaacaacaacctAGACTCAAGTG ATATGATGAAGCTACATCAAGTCAAAGAGCAAAGTGATAAACTAGATACTGAGAACAAAGCTTTGAGGGAGAGAGTGAGCACTTTAGAGTCAGAGAAGAAAACTCTCCTGGAACAG ttggCAGTAAATGATGGAGACCAAGATGTTGGAGCcagagaggagcagaaggaCAAGAGCATTAGCAGCGAACCACCAAACAATCTGTTTGGCTTGGCAGCTCAAGAGAAGGATCATATTCACAAACG CTGTCGTGAGGCAATGGAAGACGGACTTGTGCAGGTGAGGGAGCTGCAACGGCAACTGCAGAGGCTACGCAAGGaacaggaagagctggaggagaggAATGAGGAGCTGGAGGCCCTACTGGGGGAGGCCCAGAATGCTAGCAAGGAGGAGAGGCATCGCCATGAGGGAGAACTGGAGGGGCTGCACAGGAGG ATCAGAAGCCTGGAGGTCCAGCTGAAGAAGCAGGACGCCCAAATGCTGAAGAATGGAGACGAAGTCAAAGCCACTGAGTCCTTCTTACAGCTG CACCTAAGGGACAGCAGCCAGGAGAGACTGGCTCTCCTAGAGGCACGTCTGACCGAGGAGAAAGACTGGAGGAAACAGCTGGAGCTGGACCTCAGCGCTGCCCAGGCTGCCctcaaaaaagacaaagag GCTTTGCAGATAGGTGAGCGAGAGCTCAAGAAGCTGAGACTGGAAGTAAACAGCCTTCAGACAGATTGCCAACAAGGGAAAACACTCATCAAGAGCCTCACCCAAGTCAAAGGGGAAAAAGCTGTGCTGGAGGAAAAG GTAGCCCAAATGGAGCGTGCTCACAGTCGTCTACAGAAAGAGCTGGAACACCTCAAGAGCAGGAACCAGACCCAGGAAGACATGAAGCCCAATAGGTTGCAGGTCGACCATCTACAGGAACAAACTAATCGAATGACCGCTGAACTCAGTAGCCTCCAGGAGGCTCACAACACACTGAG GAATGAAATAGTTTCTGAGCGGCTGCAGGTTGCTGAGCTCCAGGCCAAGCTGAGCTCCAGTGTCAAGGAGAAGCTGGTGGCTAAAGGGGAAAAAGAGAGACTGGAGCTGGAGATGGGGCGACTCAGTGAGCAGCTCAAGTTGCATCAAGAGCAGCTTTTCTctacaaaggaaaacatgagtAGCAGCCAGAAGCCTGAACTGGTCCCAGCTCATACAGAACGTAGGAGTAGTCCAGTGGACAAGGCTGAGGATGAAAACTTGGATCAG CTTTCATGTCTGAAGCAGGAGCTGAATCATTTGCAGACCAAGCTGGAGAAAGAGCAACAGGTGGCCTCTCAGCACCAGCTGGCCCTGCAGGCTCAGATCACTGAAGCCCAGGCACGCATCAAG TCGCAGGACTCATTGCTGAGCCAGAAGGCAGAGGAGGCTAAACAGATAAAGCAGGACCTGCAGAGGGTCCAAAACCTGTTCACCTCAGCAGAGAGAGAGCTACGCTatgagaaagagaagagcaTGGACCTAAAGAGACACAACATCCTGCTCGACCAGGAAAAACTGAAG CTTTGTGCAGAGGTCAAGCAGGTCCAGACCAAACTGGTCCTTTTGGAGCAGAGTGTCCAAACTCAGGCGACTGAGTGTGAACGTCAACAGCAGAAAATcagggagctggagctggaacTGGCACGTAATTCCACAAACCGCACTGCGACCACGAGTCTGCAGGAGGACCTGCAGGCAGAGAGGATGCGGCTCATTGCCGCTGACAAGAAG GTGCTGGAGCTgcaacagcagctgaaaaacGTCCAGCACCAGCTGCGTGTGGAGGAAGCACGAGCCGGCGAGAGCAACCGCCTGGAGAAGGACTCCAGAGATCTGTCCGATACCCTGTCAACCCTGAGAGcccagcagcaggaggaacaCATCACCAG GAGGTTGTTAGAGCAGCGTGaggaagagctgcagcagcaggtgcgCTCTCTGAGGCTGAAGGAGGCCTCTCTGTCCAGGACCAATACAGAGCTTAGCCACCGTGCTCAGCAGCTGGACACGCGCCGGGCCGTCGTGGAGGTTGAGCTTAGCAAGGCCAAAGAAGAGGCAAGGAAAAGTGTACAGCAGATTTTATTG GCAAAAGACAGCCAGAAGTCAAGCCACAGACTGCAGGAGGAGCTGGCAGCCAGTCAGCAGGACTGTGACAGACTGCAGGGGGAGCTGCAGCAAGTTCTCCTCCAACTTGACACACATGTCAG GAAGTACAATGAAAAGCAGAGTCAGCACAAGATCAAACTGCGTCAGGCCAAGCAGGTCTTTCTCAAGGTGACGGCACAGAGGGACCGCACCATCCAGAAACTGGAGAACGATTTGATCCTGGCGTCTAGCCTCTCACACAAG gagaaagagagaatccACACTGTGTTGGAGGAAAATGAGAAGCTTTTAGAGGAAAAGAGGGAACTTTTGCAGAAGATAAGCGAGGCAGAGGAAATGGGCAGCACAGGCATGAGGACTGCGTCCACTGCCCAACACAG GATCAACGTCCTAGAAGTGGAAAACAGACAATTACAGGACCGAACCCTAAAACTCTCCAATCAAGTTAGTTCCTTAGAACGTACCCTGAGGAACATCCATTCATTCTACAGCATGGAG AGTGCCAAGAGAGTCCTCCCCTCTGAAAGTCTCTGTGACAGCATCCTACATACATCTACACTAAG TCCGAAGTCAGGTTCTTGTGACCCGCTGGGCATCTTGGACAGAATCTGCACCGTCAAGGTGGACGACCACGTGGTAGTGGATGGCTCTCGCGCGTCTGTGTCGGCACAGCAGCCGTCAGAGCGCAGCTACCTGAATCTCACCTCGCCACTGGTTCCTCCAAATACAAAAGGCAGTGGGGAGAGCTCTAAAAACAGTGACCAGGTATGA